The sequence below is a genomic window from Plutella xylostella chromosome 14, ilPluXylo3.1, whole genome shotgun sequence.
ACGGCACCATTATCGACGTAAATATACGTCACCATATCGTGATACACCATAAACTCTGCGACGTGATTGGTGAAACATGCATAAACAATTTACATCCAGTGGTCGCGATATCGGCGTAAATACAATAGAAATTCtattgtgttttatttcacTAGATTAAACCTTACCAGTTTAATATCTCAATATCATTTATACATATCTACGTCGACAAAGACGCTGTGCAACTCGACTTACGCTCGCTACATGGGAGAGATCATGTCATGTGTAAGAGCTTCGTGACTTAGCTGCACAGACAGTGGTCggtggcggcgggcgcggccagCTCTGACCTCTGCGGTCGAAGCTTCACTCGCGAGTGTCCCGGCTCGCCCTGGAAATGATATATGTTCAGTGGTATTTGTGAGGTGAGAGggtgaagtggcagtgggcaaTGAATGCCGAAGAAGCAATGAATAGTGGGGTAAACAAGTTCTAGTATGGAGACAATGAAAAGGCATTTGCAGTGAAACCAGTGGTGGTTGGATGAAGACTAATTAGGTGAATACCTACAGGAGCAGAGTGTTGTGTCCTAAAGAGAGAACTATACTCTgcccattatattattgtttttttgacattcaaaatcccatacatataaCTATGaatgatgactgcaaaggaaaaccaactttacttaccagacataaggaaacgtcaaaaatacaataacatagtggaagctgtatacctagttatatttattaaaagatcTATTTTGACTCCCCTTGCTCAGTCAAACCTCACTCTCCAGgtccaggtcttttataaacctgaacGAGAAatgagaggcctatgtccagcaatgCATGATATTGAgctgatggtgatgatgaaagaaattcattatttttatatttaatattcttataaAAAACTGTGCATATGCATATTCTCGTACTTAATGACTTCTATCTTATGCTATAGTATACATTCGATAGTGTGTTTGGAGAATAGGAAAACATTGtaaacgaaaaatatttcaagaaaaataataaattatgaataatgtTGGAACTAACCTCTACAGTGATTAGCCTCAATGGTTGTTTGGAGTACAGTTTGTGAGCGAGGGTCATGAAGATCGCCTCCACATTGTTGCACTCGGAGTCCAGCAGGGCCGATGTTTCAAACAACTGAAAGTTAATTGGTACACAAATTTATATGATAAGTGAAATACTCTGATTAAATCAATGGTTCCTTGGGAGGAATTCAGTTTTTCAGTATAGATTGCTACTGCATCTTTATACATAGAATAGATATTTAACAGTTCATAGTTTATGCTATAAGAATTATTATAagaacatataaaaaaaatgttttaatcaAACTATTAAAACAGAACTAAGTTTCTATCCATAAACCTCTATGCCAAAGCAAAAAAGCTTCCAGGTAAAAGCAAGTAAGTGTGTATAaactataagtaattaaaattaggtGACATGATGATAAGTGTACCTACCGGCATGCCATATTTGTCGGCCAATCTCTGAGCATATGCGGTGGCCAGCCTTGACTCGGGAGTACCGCAGTCACACTTGTTGCCGACCAGCACGCGCGGGGTGCCCATCAGCCCGTGACGGTCCACCTCCTGGATCCAACTTGCTATTgactggaaaaaaatataattttatatgaatactaaataaaaaaaaaatccttaaCATAAATTCAATTaggtaaatgtaaataatctATCCAGTGGCTTGTTTTGGAAGAGgcatatgtccagcagtggactttTATAGGCTACTGATGATGTTGATGAGATATTGTAGGAGTACTTAACTCTGTTGGTTATACCACTTACATGGAAGGTTTCTGGTTTAGTGACATCATACACGATGACGACGGCGTGAACGTTCCTGTAGTAGTAGGAGACCATGGACCGGCGGAACCTCTCTTGACCTGCAGTATCCCACAGCTGAAGCTGAAAAAAAGAATATTTCAGTGAGAAAAGAACCAcagtaatataataaattttaagcagCAAATGCTTGTTGGCCAGTCACCTACTCACTTTAATGTCTTCATTATTGATCTTAACGGTTCTCTCTCGGAAATCTACGCCAATAGTTGCCTCAGATTTATCTAAAAACTGCCGCTCACTAAAGCGGTAAGTCAGACAAGTTTTTCCAACTCCGGAATCGCCCAAAACAATGATTTTAAACACTTTCTGTTGCTGTAGCCCAGGTATAACTTTTGAGGGAGCATCAGCCATAGTTAATTAATCAAGAACACAAAGAAATTGATAAGGGAATACATAAATCTttacaaatttatttgttttggttGTTCGGCCGACTAAACAAAGAGTATAATAACAGTTCATAAGATATATTTGACAGCTGACATTAACACAGAGTGATATTCAACATAATTTTGAGCCAAATCTCAGAATATTAAAGATTTGGTACCCGATTTTTAACACAATATGCAATTTTCAGGTTTATGTATTGTTTAAAATGGGAAAAAAGGAGACAACTGAACTATGACCCAGATAGACGTTCAGAACCAAAGAACATAAGTACTTTTCTAACGACAAGATCAGGACAGAACCCATCAGGCATCCATACCATGCCACATTTtgatgttttaataaaaagatCATGCTCATCTAACTCAATATCTAACTAAACATAACAGAGTAGGGAAGGCAGTGATTATAAACAAGAAAATCCATAAggcaatatatttttattaaagataaaccttaagataattatagtaaatgtattattatacttgattaacaaaaatactccTTCGGTGGTTTACTTGGAGGAAAATTTTACAGCGCGAACTGCTTCCCTTGCTTTTCTTGTTGCCTCCTCTTTCACTCGGTATCTCTTCTCCTTTTCTGCAAGTCCAACTACAACATCATGCTGTAAGGCATTCTTAACTGTTGATTTAGCAAACAATTTACTTAAAACGTAATCATCATCACTGCTTTTAACATTCTTCTCATGTTTATGCTTCTTTTTCTTCACTTTTTTTACAGCTACTAAGTTATCTATTTCTGGTTCAGGAGATTCTATTTTTCTTTTAGAAGCTTTTTTATTACTATCTGTTTCTTTTTCACCAGTTTTAATCATATCAGTTTTAGAACTTTGTTTTGGGTCTGGCTGAGTAATTGTTTCATTTTCATCATCTACAATATCCATTACATCATCTATAATTGTTTCATGCTGAACGTCATCTGTTGATGTTGAAGGTACACTATCGATTTTTGCTTGTTCCTGAGCTTTCAATACCTCATTTATTAAGTTTTCCTCATAGTCTTTCTTGGAATGCATATTTATGATATCTATTTCTGAGATGACCTTGTCAAATGGGACATTAGTTTCTTTATCATCAACTAAGTTTACTTCAGGCTCTTCTATTACTGGTGGATTTAATTGCAATTCCCTCTTTTTCTTGTATTCCTCTCTAGGATCTATATCattgcttttatttttaacatttgcAGCAATCTTTTTACTTATTGCCTTTGCCATTTTTCTCATTGCATCCAGTTTCTTCTTTTGAGAATATGACATGGATTCACTGTCTTTTTGTTCCTTTTTatctttagtttttttgtcGAGAATAACTTTAGTATGTTTAAAAAGTGAAGAAGTCTCTGTATCTCCATCACAGTTTAAATCTTCAAGTGTAAATAGCCCCTGCAGTGTGCTTGTTGTTAGGACATTCTTTTGATTGGGATCTACTAACACCTTATTACTGAGTAAGTGTTTAAATACTTGtctttgatatattttttcctcaATGGTGCCAGCAGAAATAAGCCTGTAGACTGTAACATTTCTTAGCTGGCCAATTCTCCAGGCTCTCTCTTTCGCCTGGCTGTCAGTAGCTGGGTTCCAATCAGGGTCAAAGATTATAACCCTGTCAGCACCAGTCAAGTTAACACCAAGGCCTCCTACTCTTGTAGTAGCCAGGAATACTAAGTATTCTGAATTTTcattgaaagtttttataatattttgtctaAGGCCAACACTGACAGTACCATCCAttcttaaatatttgtaatctTGCTGTTGTAGGAATTGCTCTAGTATACACAGCATTGCCCGAGACTGTGAGAATATTAGAGCTCTGTGGCCTTGTTTTTGCCAGATCTTCAAAAGTGAATGCACAACAGTCATTTTACCAGATCTTTTCCAGTAACCAAATTTATCTTCATCAATTTCCTCTAATTCTTCTTGAGCTTCATACAAGTAGAGGTCTGGGTGGTTGCATATCTTTCTTAATGTACATAAAGCTACAAGTATTCTGGCTCTGAGAGGGTCACCATATCTGCTTTCTTTGTCTAGAATACTCCTGACTGTTCCACTCATCAGGTATCCCATGTATAGGTCTCTCTGTTCCTGGCTCAGGGCACAAAACAACACTTGCTCACTTTTCTCTGGAAGCTTTATATGCTCCTGAACCTCTGCTTTGGTTCTCCTCAACATGTAAGGGGTAATCATGTTCTTTAATGCTATAGCAATTTCTAGAGCTGTGGCCTCTTGTATTTCTGTAGCATTTGCATACCCACCCTGAGTGATGGGCAAAGCAAAGTGGTCCATAAAAGCTGCATGTGTACCAAGCAGTCCTGGCCTCATGAAGTCAAAGAGAGACCACAGCTCCTGCAAACTATTTTGCATAGGAGATCCAGTTATCAACAATTTGTGAGGAGTCTGAAACTTCTTCACAAACTTGCTCACTTGTGTGTCAGGGTTCCTTATTTTGTGTCCTTCATCCAGTATGATGTAATGCCATCTTTGTGAAAGCAGATCTTTGCTATACTTGACTATGCCAGCATAGGTTATCAACAAAATTCCATGAGATTCATGAATATCTCTGATTAATTTATGGTGATTGCCTCCGTGAGAGCCAGAATGGTGTAGAACTGCCACCCTCAGATGTGGACACCAGTAATGGAAGTGAGAGACCCACTGGTAGATGACCGTGGCTGGAGCTACAATGATGGACGGGCCCAGCCCACCCCAGGCGCCACCATCAGTCTTAGAGAGTCCAGCCAGGAATGCAATGATTTGAACAGTTTTCCCTAATCCCATCTCATCACCAAGCAACCCTCCTGCTTGTATCTGGTGTAGTTCCCATAACCACTTCACACCTACTCTCTGATACTTGTAAAGCTGTTTCCATATGTAGGTTGGGATGCACAGGCCATTTTGTAGCTCATGTATTTCCTCGGGGTCTTTGTTTCCGTCACAGATGTACTGAATGTCAGCTGTTAATGAGCTCTCCTCGAACTGGCCTGCACATGCTGCTTTCAAGTTATTTCTCCAGATTTTAATTCTCTCATTGTATACAGCTTTGTCACCATCATCAAGGATCTTTTTGACATTTTGCCTTTGTCTCGGACGAGGATGTGGAGTCACTGTTTTCTGTGGCACTTCATCTTCATCGTCGCCGGATGGTTGGTAGTCACTGTCGTCATCAGACTTCACTACTGAGGATGTGCTTGGTATCTGAAAGTCTGGCTCACTATTTTTGTTGGGGTTACTTTTGTGTGATTGCCTGTCTTGTTTCTTAGATATTAAATCAGCAGCAGCTTTGCTTTTGCTTGAAACTAGTTTCTCTTTATCGTTATTTTTAAGTTCACACCGTTGTTTTGCTAAAGCTAGCTGAGTTTCTAAATACTTGTTTATGTCAACCATTGTTAATGGTAAGAATTCAAATgcttaaacatttaatttatcgTAAAGTTACACTCATTGATAGCAATTAAAGTAGTTTGTACCTAATTTTGGAAAacagaaagtaaataaatacaacaaaacatGAGCCATGCCATGCACGATCTTGCACGAAATTGCACcatagaataaataataaaatattttcaaaatttgacAGCCACACATTGACAGATTTGACAAAACATTGAGTTCACAGAGTAAAAATTTGGAAGGGTGCGTTCATTACTTTCCTATAagaattgtaatttttttactgtttcGTGCTATTCCATGGATTGCCATGGGGCAATGGGGCAATGAAATCCCATCACATGAtaccaaacaatgaaacaactAAAGTTCAAAAGACCACACAACACCCgtactttaaaaaatctgTATTGGCTGAATACAACAACAAACCTATGCCATTgccattattaaaaaaacaaagtttttttttcagttttcgTTTCGCCAAAGTCGGGGGATGTTGTTTTTCTCAAGTCTGAaacaaaaagtaataaattaatgttaaacGTCGCTTAGTTACTCCTATAATCCTGTCTAGTATGTAAACGTGATTTTTGCcgagttattattatgaaatctGCTCCGTAGCAGAGACATTTAGGTGCATAACCTCCAATAAATTGAATTCGTCTTGTATTTGTAATAGGTTTCTTCACGACTGTCGATAAGGTGTTTAACTCACTGTGTTCATCTTTCCCCCGACTTTTTCCATACGCGAGCGTGATTCGGGAGTGCAATACATGCAGTGTTGACCCAGGATGGATGATGCAGTGGCCAGTGGGGTGTGTAGAGTGTGTGATGTGTAATTTGATTATGGTGTGTTTGTGAGTGTGTGGGGCTACTGGATTGCCATGTCCAGGCTCGTGGACTACTTCGTGGTCGTCGGCTTCGACCACGAGAAGGAGAGTGAGTATCTAATTCATACCATGATTGTAAAAACATAGAACACCTTATAGAAACTCCTCTCTTGATCCTAACAGAATCAAAACATAGTTTCAACTGCTGGGTTTAGTAGGTTTTGTACATGTTTGGGTCTGTTATGTAGTTATTTATGATAACATGTATTAATGAATAaggaaattataaataattaaataaaagtctAATATAAAAGTACACTGTCTGATTGTTTTGTTGTTGAGGCAcatatttcttttaaaaataaacatatattttacaaatagtGTCATCTCCATCTGCATTCTTAAgctttttatacttaaatattttaaactaaagtttttttttctgaaacAAAATAGGGGCTTGTagtaataaagtaatatttggtTGTAATGCAAATCccaaaattatacattaatCTTGAATTGGTCATATaagataattaaaataatgcttcTTTACCCTCACTTCCTACTTCCCAAAGATAACTCCTCCTATCCTACTGGCCAGAGTTGACAATCAAAAAGGGGTTTTATCCATTTTTACTAACATTTATGACACACCAATCCTACACACACATCACACTGAAACACAATTTATCTGTTGGGTGTTAAAGATAAATAACCCCAATGAGGAATTGAGAAAAACATGtctcatataaaaataatgttatggATGCATATCCactcattaaaattatttcagatacttaaattaccattacccatcaatattgattataattatatatcaaTGTTGGCACATTCTTGAAGAGAATTCATAATATGATGCAGTTGGTTTTAATACTAACTATTCAACTTGAATAtcagcataataataataataaaataactattcaAGTTAGTATTAAAATCAACTGCATCATATTATGAATTCATAACTAAAGGAATGAGTCACATTAAAGTTCATTGGCACATTCTTGAAGGCAAGTGATACTGTTTAGTAGTCACCTAACATAATCAGTTATAGCATTCTTAGGGCCATGTTAGGAAGTCACAATAACTGTTTAACACttctgatttattttatttataaatgagaTTTTGTAgcttatatacatataatataaattgtacattcttaatacattacatattttagCAATAGactcatgtaggtataaa
It includes:
- the LOC105394855 gene encoding DNA excision repair protein ERCC-6; the encoded protein is MVDINKYLETQLALAKQRCELKNNDKEKLVSSKSKAAADLISKKQDRQSHKSNPNKNSEPDFQIPSTSSVVKSDDDSDYQPSGDDEDEVPQKTVTPHPRPRQRQNVKKILDDGDKAVYNERIKIWRNNLKAACAGQFEESSLTADIQYICDGNKDPEEIHELQNGLCIPTYIWKQLYKYQRVGVKWLWELHQIQAGGLLGDEMGLGKTVQIIAFLAGLSKTDGGAWGGLGPSIIVAPATVIYQWVSHFHYWCPHLRVAVLHHSGSHGGNHHKLIRDIHESHGILLITYAGIVKYSKDLLSQRWHYIILDEGHKIRNPDTQVSKFVKKFQTPHKLLITGSPMQNSLQELWSLFDFMRPGLLGTHAAFMDHFALPITQGGYANATEIQEATALEIAIALKNMITPYMLRRTKAEVQEHIKLPEKSEQVLFCALSQEQRDLYMGYLMSGTVRSILDKESRYGDPLRARILVALCTLRKICNHPDLYLYEAQEELEEIDEDKFGYWKRSGKMTVVHSLLKIWQKQGHRALIFSQSRAMLCILEQFLQQQDYKYLRMDGTVSVGLRQNIIKTFNENSEYLVFLATTRVGGLGVNLTGADRVIIFDPDWNPATDSQAKERAWRIGQLRNVTVYRLISAGTIEEKIYQRQVFKHLLSNKVLVDPNQKNVLTTSTLQGLFTLEDLNCDGDTETSSLFKHTKVILDKKTKDKKEQKDSESMSYSQKKKLDAMRKMAKAISKKIAANVKNKSNDIDPREEYKKKRELQLNPPVIEEPEVNLVDDKETNVPFDKVISEIDIINMHSKKDYEENLINEVLKAQEQAKIDSVPSTSTDDVQHETIIDDVMDIVDDENETITQPDPKQSSKTDMIKTGEKETDSNKKASKRKIESPEPEIDNLVAVKKVKKKKHKHEKNVKSSDDDYVLSKLFAKSTVKNALQHDVVVGLAEKEKRYRVKEEATRKAREAVRAVKFSSK
- the LOC105392985 gene encoding putative Ras-related protein Rab-33, whose protein sequence is MADAPSKVIPGLQQQKVFKIIVLGDSGVGKTCLTYRFSERQFLDKSEATIGVDFRERTVKINNEDIKLQLWDTAGQERFRRSMVSYYYRNVHAVVIVYDVTKPETFHSIASWIQEVDRHGLMGTPRVLVGNKCDCGTPESRLATAYAQRLADKYGMPLFETSALLDSECNNVEAIFMTLAHKLYSKQPLRLITVEGEPGHSRVKLRPQRSELAAPAATDHCLCS